The Halorussus gelatinilyticus genome contains the following window.
GACCGGTTCGAGGACGGCGCGCTCATCCGGGCGACGTGGACCGCGACGCCCGGATTCGTGGAGGGCATCCTCCGGTCGGAAGCCACACTACTGGAGGTGACTCGCTACGACGACGTGTGGCGGTTCCGACTCCGGTCGCCCGACCGCGAGGCGGTCGCGGCCCTGCAACGCTACTGCGCCGAGAACGACATCGACCTCCGTCTCGACCGCATCAGCAGCCTCGGCGAGGTCGAGTCCGGCCAGCAGTACGGCCTGACCGACGACCAGCGCCGGACCATCGTGACGGCGTTCGAGGCGGGCTACTTCGACGACCCGCGGGGGACGACCCTCGAAGAACTCGGGACCGAGTTCGACATCTCTCCGCGGGCGGTCTCGAAGCGACTCCGGCGCGGACTTCGGAACCTCGTGGACGCGACGCTGATAACCGACGACGTATAAACCCGTTCAGCATCGAACCGGACCGAGTAGGCCGTCGGAGCGCGAACTGAGAACACGTACTCCGAAGAGACGCGTACTCCGCGAGTCCGACGTATCCATGAGCGAGAAGCAACAACCACCACGTTCCAAATCGTTACTGACCCACGAACTCGAAGCCGACCAGACTCCCAGCGAAGGCGTCGTCGCCGCCGTCTCGGCGGCGTCGGAGTCCGACCCGGCCGACATCGAACCGCTCGCGGAGGCCATCGACCCGGACGCCGTAGACGCGCTGTTCGCCGACCACTACGACGGGACGCCACGCGGAACCGGATACGTCCAGTTCGCGTACGCTGGCTACGACGTCGTCGTGAGCGGCGACGGCCTCGTCTCGCTCCTCGGTGACGGATAGCTTCGCTCGGTCGTCTCGCGGTCAGTCACGTCTCCATTCTCCACCGGCCGGTCCCCCCGTCGTCGCTCCGGTTCCCCAACGGTTATCGCCTCTCCGACGCACGTCACTGCCATGACAGCGGCGGCAGACTGCATCTTCACGAACGCGGAGGTACGCACGCTGGACGACGAAGACACCACCGCGGAGGCGGTCGCGGTGCGCGACGGCGAAATCGTCCGGGTCGGCGAGGCCTACGAACTCGACTTTCTGAACGGCGTCGAGA
Protein-coding sequences here:
- a CDS encoding helix-turn-helix domain-containing protein, with the protein product MSVIAELSIPVEDFPLGRALAVTPNMQIELERIVPTDTGALPFFWVRGDDVDAFVAELREETDVDAISILDRFEDGALIRATWTATPGFVEGILRSEATLLEVTRYDDVWRFRLRSPDREAVAALQRYCAENDIDLRLDRISSLGEVESGQQYGLTDDQRRTIVTAFEAGYFDDPRGTTLEELGTEFDISPRAVSKRLRRGLRNLVDATLITDDV
- a CDS encoding HalOD1 output domain-containing protein; translated protein: MSEKQQPPRSKSLLTHELEADQTPSEGVVAAVSAASESDPADIEPLAEAIDPDAVDALFADHYDGTPRGTGYVQFAYAGYDVVVSGDGLVSLLGDG